Below is a window of Tolypothrix bouteillei VB521301 DNA.
ACCATTAAGATTAATCTATATTGAACTTTACTACTTTTACCTCTAAACGTAAGCAAGCCACATAACAACACCTGATAACCTAAGTAAGCAATATTACTAAATAATTTAACCTTTTGCTTGTGTACGCCACTGTTTTTGAGTGAAAACAAACATGATGATAGCTAGCAATACATAAGGTGTTACTGTTGACGGTTCTGGTACTGACTTCACATCAGGAGGTGAGGTTCCTACAGGTGGGGTTCCTACAGGTGGGGTTCCTACAGGTGGAGTTCCTACAGGTGGGGTTCCTACAGGTGGTTGGCTAATATCCGGTGTGGGAATGGGATTAGGAGGTGTTCCAGAAGAGCTATCTCCATCGCCCCCCAACAAGAAGGGAAGTAGAGCTAACAACCCAAGTAAATAGGTGTAATTAAAACCGCCACCACCCTTTGTAACAACTTCTCCTGCTGAGAGGTAAGAAACAACTTCTCCTCCCATATCTGGCTCTAATGTCAATACCGAAGACTCCAAGTCAAAAACGTCTCCCAAAAGACCTTCCCCTTTAAGATAGTCATCAGCAACTTGTAAATTTGGACGCCCCATATTTTCGCCACCACCTTCTCCAAAGAAAGGCATGGAGAGAACTTGAAGAAGGTTTTGTTGGAGCTGGTCTTCATCTCCACTATTTAAGGCATGCATTGCACGAGTAATGTGCGACCAGTAATAATTTTCTGCTTGTGGTTCTAGCCCTAAAGCTTTAAACTGCTGTTTGAGATTCGGGATTTTAGCGGCTTCCTCCATCAGCAAACGCCCGTAGGACTGTTTGAGATTCAACAATCCGTTGCGAGGACTTAAAGAATCACCTTTTCCCTGCAAGGGTGCCCAGTAAAATTTCTGAGTAATTTGTCCCAAACCCTTTACTGGTTCTCTGCTAGCTGCATATCCTAAAACATATCGATGTCCATCCATGATGAAAGGGTTATCATCTTGCCAGAATGAGGCGTAGGGAATCCGTTCAAGACGTTCGGGCTTGTTGCCATAATAACTTGCAAATAGACGGAAATTCTCTTCTCCCCCAGCTGCACGTATCAGCAATTGGTGAGCGTTAGGTCCGTTATTCGATTCCACTAATTGCTGGAGTATGGCTCCCGTCTTGTTGCAAGAAGGACCAAACCCTACACTACATTCAGCAATACCTCGCATTTGGTCTAAATTCTGTCCGGAAAGCTGATATTGGAGATAATTCCCTTCTAAACCATTTTGAATTCCATAGGGTCCAACGTTCAGTTGAGCTGAAGCTTCTTGGGGAGCAGTCATGACTGCTGCTAACGATGAGGCTGCAAAAGCGATTGATTTAACTGTTGATTTTTTCAAGGACATTCACCTCCATTTAATGATGTGATTACAAACCAGTTGAAGAAATTGTGGAAGAATTTAAGTTTTGAGGAGAATTGATATTGATTGTAATTCCCGAACCCTTAAGTTTTTCCCCTTTAACAGGGTGGAATAGAACAAATGCACGATTGGGTTGATCGAAGAGATATCCACGAGGAGAGGCTTGTACCTTACCTTCTTTAACCAAAGAGATAAAAGTCTCTAGATACCTCTGTATGCTCTGAAGATTGCTCGGCTTCGCTTTCGTATGATTCTGAAGGAGGAGCATAAACAGTTCCAAACTGCGGTTTTCTTGTCCCTCCATGAGACTACCTTCTTCTAAAAAGGAAGTGGCTACTAGCTTCCCTTCTACTTGCTGAACTTTTAAGAGCGTGTAATAGCGCCCTTGCTTTCTAGGATCGCTTGCATAACAAGACCAAGAACCATCTGCGTTCTCTGTAAAGCCCTGTTGAGCAAGGTAACCAAGAGAGGATGGGTTTTGCTGGTTTTGTATGGGAGGCAATAAATTTTCTACCGTATCAAAAGCACAAATCTTTTCTGCTGTTTTTTCTTGAGGAACTACTGTAGCCTCTTGTGCTATTGAGACATTAGACATAACAGCTAACGTAGATATTGAAAAAACAAATGTACTAAACAGATGAACAAGCATATTATTCATGTGTTTTTTTTCCTTATAAATAAATTATTTGCAGATAACCTGCTGTTTTTTTTGAGTAAGTGTTCATATTTGGTTTCACATTTATTGATTCAATTATGCATATACTATTTCCGGATTTACATGAATTTCCATATAAATCTTTAAAAGAATGTATAAAATCAAGCTACCTTCACAAAGTAGCTGTAGCATTTTTAATATTGTCTAACCGTATAAAAACAAATTTTTTTTCTAAAAATTTAAATATTCTTTATAGAAATTCCTCCTGATAAACTAAATATTGAGGTTGTCAAGCTTTTTTCTTTACAAAACTTCTTAAGAACTTTAACGAATAAAGTACTAATACTTAAAATTTTAAGGTAAAAATAGTACTGCGTATTTTTTGAAATTGAAGTGCCAATTGTAAAGCTAATTTTGAACTACTGATATCAAGTTTAAAGTTAACTTTATAAATAATTTCTCAAAAAGCTTTTTAAAAAAGCTAATAATATTGCTGTCATTTCCTTGATAGAAAAAGATTATATTTAAGTGTGATTTCAATCACAGCAGCGAGGAAATTTATTTGTTCAAAAAATGCCTTTCTATTTTCGATAAATATCTTTTTTAATAGAAAAATAGAGAAGTTGGGGGTTAGAAAGGAGTGACGTCAGAATGAAGCTAGCTATGCTGAAAGCAGAGGACAGCTTGCTAACTTATCAGTCATGAATTACTGGTGGTTACCGATCGCTGGTGAATCGAGTCCGACAGACAAATCTTTTGCACTCTGGGAACCATAGCCTGCAGCAGTGCGAAAGCGTCTTTAATAGGAGATAGGGTTATCAATCCCCGAGCGCCGTCAAAGCTTCTACTAATTTCTGAATATGTTCGAGTTTGTGAGTAGCCATCACAGAAATCCGTATCCGACTGGTGGGAACGGTAGGGGGACGAATAGCAGGAGCAAAAATGCCATAAGATTTAAGATGCTCTCCCACTTTTAGAGCATCGCCTGCATTTGACAATTGAAAGCACAAGATGGGTGACTCAGAAGGTAGCAATTTCAAATTGGGTAGGTGTCGTTGCACTTCTTGTTTAAGGTAAGCAACGTTTTGCCATAATTGGATACGACGTGGGGGTTCCTCCAAAACTATTTTTAGTGCGGCTAGCGCTGCTGCAGTATCAGCAGGTGACAGTGCTGTAGTATAAATCCAACTAGGGGCGCGGTTTCTCAAGTAATCTATTAAAGTTGCACTTCCTGCTACATAGCCGCCCAAACTACCCAAGGCTTTACTTAAAGTGCCAATTTGAATTAACTGTTTTCCCCCACACCCAAAATGTTCAACGCAACCCGCACCAGTTTCTCCAAGCACTCCAGTTGCATGGGCTTCATCTAAAAGCAACATACAACCAAATTGGTCAGCTAGCTCTAAAAGTGCAGGTAAAGGACACAAATCGCCATCCATGCTAAAGACACTATCGCTGAGAATTAGGCAACGTCGGTAGTTTTGGCGAGATTGACTCAATTGAATTTTTAAATCTTCAACATTACAGTGGCGGTATTCTATGATGGCAGCACCACTGAGACTTGCTCCATTTTTTAGGCTCGAATGGTTGTATTGATCCGATAAAATTAAATCTCGCTTGCCCACGAGTGCATTGATAACACCCAAGTTTGTTAAATAACCCGAACTGAAAACGACTGCATCTTCTGTTTGTTTGAGGAATGCGATCGCTTCTTCTAAATCTCGATGTAGTTGGCGATGTCCGCTCAGTAACCTCGAACCAGTGCTACCAGTACCAAATTCTTTCAATGCTGCTGCTGCTGCCATCACGAGGCGTTCATCACCAGCTAGCCCTAAATAATCATTACTGGCAAAATTTATTACCTCTCGTCCTTCTAGAACAACTGTGGCACCGGGGCGACTTTGAATAGTTTGTACGGTACGATACCAGTCAGCACGGTGAATAGTTTCTAGAGATTGTTCCAACCACGAATAGGGGTTACCAGACATACTAAACAGAGGGGTGTTTGTTTTCCCCTCCAAGATAAAATAAGATTGGTGCAAACTACGACACAAAACGTCGTTCCTAAGTGTTTTAACAACAAAAAACTTCAGTAAAACCAACTGAGGTCATTGGGAGCGTCTCACCGACGGCGATTGCCTCCGGCACGCTTCGCGAACGCCACTCGTTACGAATAAAACAAACAAGTAAAATTTCCTTTCTTTGTGCCCATTTGAACGTAAAGACTTGAAGCATGACCTTGGAATCAAGCCAGAGTTGGAGGACAGTAGCCCAACCCATTGATAAATTGTTCTCGAAATGCTCTAATATCCTCAGGTTGTGGGCTGCCATGAGAAACGACAGCAACTTGGTATCGATGCATAACTTCAACCGGATGATATCCAACTTCCAAACTTTCCAAAGCCATGCTGACGCGCTTTGATGGGGAGTGAGGAGTTCCTATTTCATTCAAGAAAGCCTTGAGATCTCCATCTAACTGAGGAGGGATAGAAGATCTTAGTTTAATTTTAATAACCCAGCCATCAATTTGACTGATTACAGTAATAAAGCTAACAGAGATTTGCGGTTTCCCACGTAGGAATTCAACGAGCCTCAGTGTGAGGGTAGTATTCGCTAAATAGTAAAGGTATTCCATAACAGTGCCCGGTAAAGAAACCAATTCGCCGTTTTGAATTGGGGTTGGTTAACTTTAAAATTAGGAAAACAATTTGAGGAACTTGTGGGGATCTCGCATTCTCGAGTAGAAGGATTGTGATTCTTGAACCCACCGTGTAAACAGCTTTCCTTGTAAAGGGAACTGATGTACTACTATAAGCTGATAAGCGCAAAGACGGTATGTGCTCAACACGTACCGTCTTTGCGCTAACTGTAGCATTCGGCAAAGTATCGCGTACCTGTAATTAATTTTCTATTTCATGTTGTTGAGAATTTTGAAGAGCGGGAGAATTAGGGGAGATGGAATAAGGGTACTCAAGTGATGAATCTAAGTGGGCTTGGGGAGTCTGTTCTAAAGTTGCTTCACCAATAGCACAACTGAAGTATGATTCAAAAAGTTTGTCGTAGTTGGATGCAACCGCTAAAAATGCTCCCCCCAAAATATATATAGGTAAAGGTAACTGAAATTCTTTGATCCAGTCAAAAAACTCTGCTAGAGCAAACAGTACTAAAAAGC
It encodes the following:
- the bioF gene encoding 8-amino-7-oxononanoate synthase; amino-acid sequence: MSGNPYSWLEQSLETIHRADWYRTVQTIQSRPGATVVLEGREVINFASNDYLGLAGDERLVMAAAAALKEFGTGSTGSRLLSGHRQLHRDLEEAIAFLKQTEDAVVFSSGYLTNLGVINALVGKRDLILSDQYNHSSLKNGASLSGAAIIEYRHCNVEDLKIQLSQSRQNYRRCLILSDSVFSMDGDLCPLPALLELADQFGCMLLLDEAHATGVLGETGAGCVEHFGCGGKQLIQIGTLSKALGSLGGYVAGSATLIDYLRNRAPSWIYTTALSPADTAAALAALKIVLEEPPRRIQLWQNVAYLKQEVQRHLPNLKLLPSESPILCFQLSNAGDALKVGEHLKSYGIFAPAIRPPTVPTSRIRISVMATHKLEHIQKLVEALTALGD